One Pseudomonas syringae CC1557 genomic window, GTGAACAGATTCATCACCTGTTCGTCGCGGGCAAAGCGTTCGCTGGATTGCAGGGCCAGCGAGAAGAAGTCAGTCTCCTGCCAGTCGCAAGCCTGCAAATCGGCCAGGACCGCGATGCGGCTGGCGTTCAGGTTGCGGATACCGCCCAGCAACTCAAGCCCAATGCGCTTGGGGATGTGTTCCAGGCAGTCGACCACCAATGCCAGATCGAAGCGTTGCGCGGCCAGATGCGCAGGCAGCGTACCGGGTTCCGCCAGCGCCACAGTGGTGTGTGGATGTGCGTCCTGGAAGGCTTGCAACGCAGGAAAGGCGTGCGCCCCGATTACCAGCAGGCGTTCGGGTGCATAAAGATCGAGCAGGGCAGCCAGCGCTTGCTGAGGTGTGCGGGTGGAATAGCCGACGGTCATCGAAAGTCCTCTGGTTGACTGGCAAGACTAGCCTGCCGAGCCGGCTCTGAACAGCCGCCAGCCTGCGCGTTGACAACCTCTTATTAAGGATAACGATCTATGCTTTATCTTTTTCAATTCACTGCTGGCATATTCGCTGAACAGCACGTCTACTGTGCGGCGACGAAAAGCATGCGCAGACTTCGCTTTCGGAACAGATCATGACAAGGGGCAGGCGATGAAGGTGTTTTGGGGGCTGGGAAAGATCTTGGTGCTGGGCTTCTGGCTGGTGGTGCTGGCCAATGCGCTGATTGAAGCGCCCAGCCCGTTCGGCGTGATGATCGACATGGCGGGCGCAGTCCTGCTGCTGACTCATCTGCTGGAACTGATTCTGTTCAACGGCAGCCTGCGCGGTCGTCGGCATCCGTGGCGCGACCGGGGCAAAATCATCCTGTTCGGCATCTTCCATCTGCAATCCATCAGCCGTTCGGCTTCGGGGCACTCTCATGCGTAATCTCGTTCTGCTGGCGGCACTGTTCAGCCCTTTGGCCATGGCACAGGCAATTATTGTCGCGCCGCACTCGCTGATGCGCCTGCCCGGCAACAGCAGCGTCCTGCAACTGGATCGCCTTGAAGTGTCCGATTACGGCACCTTGTTGATCCCGGCCAATATCGACGACGTGAAAATCGGTGAGCTGGTATTGGGACACGAAGCGCGTATTGCCATCGTTCCTGGCGTGCAGGCCTTCAATATGATCGTGACGCACGGTGAGTTCGGCACCGGCAGCCAGATCACGGCGCGTGGCGCACCGGGCACGTTCGAGAAGCCGGCGCTGCCTGGTCGCAACCTGACCGTGCGCCTGCAAAACCTCAACGCGGAAGAATTATCGATCGACGCACGCGGCGGCGCAGGCAGCCCGGGTTATGTCGGCCTGGATGGCGGCTACGGCGAACAACCGGGCTGTATCTGGGGGCAGGCTGGACATGGCTACGATGGTCAAAATGGCAGCACCGGCCGGGACGGCGCGGCGGGCGCTCAGGTGCGCCTGGAGTTGCCGCAGAGTTTCCCGACTGATCGCATCAAGGTGAACGTTGCCGGCGGTGCGGCCGGCAAAGGCGGCGAGGGTGGCAAGGCCGGTAAAGGCGGACTGTCCAAAGGCTGTTTCGTGTACCGCGCTGATGGCGGCAAGGCCGGTAAAGAGGGCGAGCCTGGCCAGCCGGGTGTTGCCGGTCCTGCGGGCGCGTTGATTCTGCAACGCCTGTAAGCCTCAAGACACTGTCCGGATCGGGCGCAAGGCCCTGTTCCGGACAGTCGTCACAACGTCACGTTTTTACTGCGGTACGCCTTTCTCCCAGTTCTTCCAGTCGCTGACTATCGCTTGCACCAGAGGGTTGCCGGTGCGGTACAGGTTCTCCAGTGCCGGCACGAATGCGCCCTGATCGGCGTACTTGAGCAGGTTATCGACCTCGCTGTAGCCAGGGTACGGACGATCGAAGTCGGAACCGGCGCGCACCACGGCCAGACGGTTCACATCGACCTTGCCCGCCTTGCTGGCCCGCAGCAGGGCTTCATACGTGGAGTTGTCCTCCTGCTGGGTAGTGCAATAGACGCCTTTGCCGTCAGTCAGCAGCTTGGTCCAGACTTCCGCCCGTTCGCTCAAGCGCGTTCCGGAAAACCACGTATTGCCGGCCACGGTGTCACATTGAGTGACCTGCGGCGGCTGATTGGCCGGGGCGTAAGGGTATTTGACGCGCCATGCAGCTGACTCCTTGCTCTCGCTGAGCGCCACTTTTTGTGACAGGGCGAACGCTTTGGCCTGAAGCTTTGGGTTTAGCTCGAAGACTTCGGTCTTGTAGTCCAGCGGCGGCTTCTCGTTCGGACCTTTGGTGTTGATGCCCAGATAACCGGTCGGCCAATCCTTGGGTACGTCGCGGGAATCGATTTCCCACTGGGTGCCGAACTCCACCAGATAATGCGCCCAGGCGGTGGTGCCGAGGCTGCCGTGATGCGGGTTGATCCCGGCGATACCGGCGACGATGAAGTAGGTCTTGCGCAGATCGAATTGCGGCGACAACGCCAGTGCGAGGGTCGAGGCGGCGGCATTGGTCTGGCCCATGCCGGTGACCATCAGGCACACGTCCTGCTCGTTGCAGCGGATGGCCGGGTATTCGGCTGCCAGGCCTGGCACCTGAATTTCCCTGGTCAGGTGCAGACGATCAATCCAGTTCTGCGCTTCAGGCGCAAACATGGCGACCAATATGACCTTGGGCGTGACCGGTGCGGCGGCGGCCCAGATACCGGGGCTGAGCAGTGCCAGTGTGGCGCAGAGTGCATTGCGAGTGATGTGCTTCATGAAAACTCCTGTAGTCAATATCATGATCAGAACTGATAACCCACGCCTGCGTAGTAACCCCAGCCGTCGGAACGTGCGCGGAAATTGCCTTCACCGAAGTTCAGCTCGCTGCCGTCCTCCCAGTTGCCACCGTTGTGGAAATAACGGCCTACCAGCGTGAAACGCAGGTGCGTGAAGGCATACAGCAACACGTTGGTGGCAACCGTGGAATTGCCGGTGCGCGCCGGATCGTTCTTGAGGTCCGAACCGAAATCAAAGTTGGTGAAGCCGATGTAGGTCAGCGACGCGCCATTGTCGAACGTGCTGATCGGCACGATGTACTTGAGCTGCGCCCGATAACCATCCCATGAGTACTCGTTGCTGGCGCCGTAGTTTTCCCACTGATAGCGACCGTAGAAGTTGGCCGACAGATTGACCCGCGAGTGGGTGTCGATGTCGGTGCCCAGGCCGCTGTACAAGGTGTTGGCACGGTTGGCAGAGTTGCTGCCGTGGTCGTAGATCCAGTCGAAGGCGACGTACCATTCCTTGAACGGTCCCACGGCCAGGCTGCGGCCAGCGAGATAATCGATGGAGATGCGCGGCTCGTGTTCCATGAACAGCGGCGAGCCATGGTCCCAGACGCCCTTGTCATTATCATTGCCGATGCCGAGGATCTTCGGCACGTCGACGTAGCCGTACAGTTCAAACGGCCCCTTGCGGCCGAAGTACTCGTACTCCAGGTAGATGTCATCGTTCGGCTTGGGGCCGAAGCTGATGTCCTTGCTGCCGATCAGGGTCAGGTCCTGATTGAACCAGTCTGAGAAATACGCGCCTTTTACTTCCTTGGGCGAGGCGGGCGGGCTGAGCGCTTCACCTTGCGCCGAGTCTTCGGTCGCAGTGGGCTGAGCCTGCGCCGTCATACACGGTAATGCTGCAGCTGCGGCGAGCAGCAGAGGAATCAGTGTTTTGCAGGATGCTGCGGGCTGGACGGATAGCTGCTTGGGCATTGAAATTCCTTTTTGTGGTCGCGTACTGCTGATCGCAAACGTTTGCACAGCTCATGCCAAAGCGCTTCAACCTGTTGAAAGCCATGGATATAAGGTGAGGAAGATGACCAGGCAGGCAGGAAACTGCGCACCAGCTGTGCGCGATGTCACCTCTCGTGCCCTGTGATGTTCCGTTTCGTCTCAAAATCCTGGACGGGCAGCCGCCAGGGCGACCACGGCCAGGCCGATGATCAGATTGATTGCGACCAGCCTGCGGATATGGCCGAGTGCTGCTGCGCCTTGCGCCCATTGCTCTGCTTCCACGGCGCGGCGCAGCTCCGGCAATTGCAAGGAATGGATACGAAGAAACAGCGCGACCATCACCACATACAGGCCCATCATGATTTGCACGTAGTGCGGCGCGGTTTCAAAGCCGGTGAAATTCAGCTGGATCATGCCAATGCCGGTGATCGGCAAGATCACGATGGTTGCCCAGACCCATATAAAGAAGCGCGGAAACACCTGGACCCACACTTTCAAGCGGGCCGGGCCTTCAAGTGCTGCAATAACGGCTGGACGCAAAACCATCCAGGCGAAAAACATGCCGCCAACCCAGATCAGGGCAGCCAGCACATGCAGCGTATAGACAGTGGAAAAAGCGGTCATCGGACACTCCGTTCTGCGCGGATGGATTTAGCGCGCTATGATAGCGCCCACTCAGAACCACTGAAAATTTATCCAGCCTTTTTAGTCGTGCCCCCGAACCGAAGCCAATGATCAGTACCGAACTCAAAACCCAGATCCAGGGCGCTTACTCGCGTTTCCTCGAAGCCAAGAGCCTCAAACCGCGCTACGGCCAGCGATTGATGATCGCTGAAGTCGCCAGGGTGCTGGGGGACATTGACACCGATGAAGAGGGCCGTCGGTCGGGCGACCCGGCCGTGGTAGCGGTCGAGGCGGGCACCGGCACCGGCAAAACCGTGGCTTACGCTATCGCTTCGATTCCGACCGCCAAGGCGGCGGGCAAGCGGCTGGTCATTGCTACGGCCACCGTCGCGCTACAGGAGCAGATCGTCTACAAGGACCTGCCGGACCTGATGCGCAACAGCGGTCTCAACTTCACCTTCGCCCTGGCCAAGGGGCGCGGCCGTTACATGTGCCTGTCCAAGCTCGACATGCTGTTGCAGGAAAGTGACGCGACCAACGCGACCGCGCAGCTGTTCGAAGAAGAAGGCTTCAAGATCGAGGTCGATGAAGCCAGTCAGAAGCTGTTCACCACCATGTTGCAGAAGCTGGCTGGCAACAAATGGGACGGTGACCGCGACAGCTGGCCTCAGGAGCTGGCCGATCAGGACTGGGCACGTGTCACCACCGACCACAGCCAGTGCACCAACCGCCATTGTCCAAACTTCCAGCAGTGCGCCTTCTATAAGGCGCGCGAAGGCATGGGCAAGGTCGATGTGATCGTCACCAACCACGACATGGTGCTGGCTGACCTGGCGCTCGGCGGCGGGGCAGTGTTGCCAGATCCGCGTGACACGCTGTACGTGTTCGACGAGGGCCATCACCTGCCAGACAAGGCCATCGGCCACTTTGCCCATTACACCCGCTTGAAATCGACCGCCGACTGGCTGGAACAGACCGCCAAGAACCTCGCCAAGCTGCTGGCTCAGCACCCGTTGCCTGGCGATCTGGGCAAGTTGATCGAGCAGGTGCCGGAGCTGGCCCGCGAGATAAAGGGCCATCAGCAGTTCATGTTCGGCGCCTGTGAGCAACTGGCCGATTTTCGTGCCGGTGAAGACATGCAGGGTCGCGAACGCCCGCGTCACCGCTTTATCGGCGGGGTGATTCCCGAGCACATCCGCGAGATGGGCGTCGAACTGAAAAAGGGTTTTGCGCGCCTCGACGATCTGTTCACGCGCCTGACTGAATTGCTTAAAGAGGGTATGGACGGCGAGGTCAACATCGGCATTGCCAGCCATCAGGCCGAAGAATGGTATCCGCTGTTCGGCAGTCTGCTGGCTCGTGCCCATGGCAATTGGGAGTTGTGGACGGCCTTCACCGCCGAAGACCCGGAAGACAATCCGCCGATGGCGCGCTGGCTGACCCTGGCCGACAGCGGCGCGCTGTTCGATATCGAGGTCAACGCCAGCCCGATTCTGGCTGCCGAAATGCTGCGTCGTAATCTGTGGAACATTGCTTATGGTGCGCTGGTGACCTCGGCTACCTTGACCGCGCTGGGCAAGTTCGACCGCTATCGCATGCGTGCCGGCCTGCCGAAATGTGCTGTGACTGCCGTCGTGCCCAGCCCGTTTCACCATGCCGATGCCGGCGTGCTGCGGGTCCCGGACCTCAAAGCCGACCCGCGCGACTCGGTGGCGCACACGGCGGCGATCATTCGTGATCTGCCCGGTCTTGTGGAAGGTTCGCGGGGCACACTGGTGTTGTATTCCTCGCGCAAGCAGATGCAGGACGTTTTCGATGGCCTGGACCGTGACTGGCGCAAGCAGGTGTTCATTCAGGGCAATCTTTCCAAGCAGGAAACCCTCAACAAGCACAAGGCGCGGGTCGACAGCGGTGAGTCCAGCGTGCTGTTCGGGCTCGCCAGCTTTGCCGAAGGCGTGGATTTGCCCGGTGCCTATTGCGAGCATGTGGTGATTGCGAAGATTCCATTCGCGGTGCCGGACGATCCGGTCGAGGCGGCGCTGGCCGAATGGATCGAGGCGCGTGGCGGCAACCCGTTCATGGAAATCGCTGTGCCCGATGCATCGCTGCGTCTGGTACAGGCTTGCGGCCGCTTGCTGCGTACTGAAGAGGACCGCGGCACCATCACGCTGCTGGACCGCCGGGTGGTCACCCAGCGTTACGGCAAGGCGATTCTCAATGCGCTGCCACCGTTTCGACGCGAGATATCCTGAGACAGAGATGAAGAGCGTTTCACATAGGTTCCCAAATCCTTCGATCGCTGGAACAATGCGCACCTATTCAGCCTGTCGTCAGGCTCATGCTGCCAGTCAGGAGTCAGTCGTTGCAGATTCAGGGTCACTACGAACTTCAATTTGAAGCGGTGCGTGAGGCGTTCGCCGCGCTTTTTGACGATCCTCAGGAGCGTGGCGCGGCCTTGTGCATTCAGGTCGGCGGCCAGACGGTTGTCGATCTGTGGGCCGGTACGGCCGACAAGGACGGTGCCGAGGCTTGGCACAGCGATACCATTGCCAATCTTTTTTCCTGCACCAAAACCTTCACCAGCGTTGCTGCGCTGCAACTGGTCGAGGAAGGCAAGCTGAAGCTGGACGAGCCCGTTGCCAGCCTCTGGCCGGAATTCGCTGCTGCGGGCAAGGCGTCGATCACCCTGCGTCAATTGCTCTGCCACCAGGCCGGTCTGCCCGCGCTGCGCGAGCAATTGCCCGCAGAAGCGCTTTATCAGTGGGACATCATGACCGCGGCGCTGGCGGCTGAAGAGCCTTGGTGGACGCCGGGTCAGGGGCACGGCTACGCAGCGATCACCTACGGCTGGCTGGTGGGCGAGATGTTGCGCCGGGCCGACGGTCGCGGGCCGGGTGAGTCGATTGCCGCACGCATCTCGCGTCCATTAGGGCTGGATTTCCATGTCGGGCTGGCCGATGACCAGTTTTATCGCGTGGCGCATATCGCTCGTGGCAAAGGCAACAACGGTGATGACGCTGCTCAGCGCGTGCTGCAAGCGACAATGCGCGAACCTGCTTCCATCACGGCCAGGGCCTTTACCAATCCGCCTTCGATCATGACCAGCACCAACAAGCCTGAATGGCGGCGCATGCAGCAGCCAGCGGCCAATGGTCATGGCAATGCGCGCAGTCTGGCAGGCTTTTATAACGGCCTGCTGGATGGCAGCCTGCTGGAAGCCGACATGCTCAATGAGCTGACCCGCGAACACAGCATCGGTCAGGATAAGACCCTACTGACGTCGACTCGTCTTGGGCTGGGCTGCATGCTTGACCAGCCGACCGTGCCCAACGCCACGTATGGCCTGGGCCCCAAGGCGTTTGGGCATCCCGGCGCAGGTGGCTCGGTGGGCTTTGCCGATCCGGATTATGAAGTGGCTTTCGGCTTCGTGACCAACACGCTGGGCCCTTACATTCTGATGGACCCGAGGGCACAGAAACTGGTTGGCAAATTGCGTGAGTGTTTGCAGTAAGTATCGCCCATAAGTGCTTGTTTAATACCGACTGTCAGTTAATAGGCTGTAACCGGAACCGTACGACGGTTTCTTTTTCCAACTGCGTCTTTATGCGTGTTATACGGACATAGTCACGTTCCCCTGTCTGATCAAAACCGTTGCGGGTCATCCATGTCGTCTAATAAAAGCCTCGTTCTTGCTCTGTGCATTGCCGTTACCGGCTGTGCTCAAACTCCTCAATCCGACTCTGCTGCAACTGGAGGCCATTGGTGGCAGTTCGGTTCCAGCAACGAGTCTGCCAATGCAGGCGCTGCTGCCAAGGCTCCGGCACCGAGCCCGGCTCCGGCTCCGGTGGCCAAGGCCGCTGCAACAACGGCACCTGCGGCTGGCGCTGAAAGCAGCGCCCCGTGGTACTGGCCGTTTGGCTCGAACGACAACGCTCAGGTGAAACCTGATGCGGTAGCCAGCAAAGCGGCAGACAAGCCTGCTGCGCCTGCGATGGTCGCCAAGTCCGAAACCGACACCAAGTGGTGGTGGCCGTTTGGTGCAAACGATGGCGCCAAGGACGAGCCTAAAGGGCTGCCGACGCCTGATCCGAAAGTGACCCAAGCCTGGCTTGATGAGTACGAACCGCGTTTGCGCGCTGCCATCAAGGACAGCCCGTTCCAGCTGGAGCGTCGCGAAGACCTGCTGGCGATCACCGCGCCGGTAGACACCTCGTTCAACCCGGATCGCCCGGCCATGCTGCTGCCCAACACTCTGGGTCCGATCACGCGTCTGGCGAAAGTGGTTGAAGGTGATCAGAAAACTGCCGTGCTGATTCTCGGTCATGCCGACACTTCCGGTCCCACCGAAGCCAACCAGAAGATCAGCCAGGAACGTGCGCAGTCGGTTGCCGCGATCTTTCGTCTCAGTGGTCTGGAGCGTAATCGCCTGAGCCAGCGCGGCATGGGCGCGGTCATGCCGCGTGCCGCCAACGACAGCTTGGAGGGGCGTGCGCTCAACCGCCGCGTCGAGATCCTCATGACGCCGCAAGACACCATGCGCGTCCTGATGGCCCGTTACGCGCTGCCTCCGGTGGCACCCGTCATGGTTGCTACCCAGGACGTCAAGCCTGTCGTACCTGCGCCAGCCGCTCCTGCCAAGAAAGCAGCAGCCCCGGCGAAGAAAGCCACGGCCAAAAAAGCTGCACCGGCCAAGGCCAGCACTGCCAAGAAAGCAGCGCCAGCCAAGACCACCGCAGCCGCGAAGAAACCGGCAGCAAGCAAAAACACTGACAAGGCCCCGGCCAAGACTACAACGTCAGCCAAGAAGGATGACAGTCAGGCCAACAACTGAGGTCTGACGCGGGGCGACCAGACACAACTGACTGATTCTCGTGCCAGCGCTCCGCGTTGGCATGCAGTTGTTCATGACATCTGCGCAGGAATGAACCCATGACCCAGACCCTGGCCGACATGCGCCGTGACTACACGCGTGACGGATTGACCGAATCTCAGTCACCGGACGAGCCGTTTGCGCTCTTCCACACGTGGTTCGACGAAGCGCTAAAAACCGAGCAGCCGCCGGTCGAGGTCAATGCCATGACCCTGGCGACCGTCGATGAGCAAGGCCGTCCGCATTGCCGCGTTCTGCTGCTCAAAGGGCTTGATACCCAAGGCTTCACATTCTTTACCAACTACGACAGCGCCAAGGGCCAGCAACTGGCTGCACGACCCTTTGCCGCCATGACCTTTTTCTGGCCCACGCTGGAGCGCCAGGTGCGTATTGAAGGTCGAGTCGAGAAAGTCAGTGCCCAGGAGTCCGATGCGTATTACCAGGTTCGTCCGCTGGGCAGTCGCCTGGGCGCATGGGCATCGCCGCAAAGCCGGGTGATTGCCGATCGCGACGAACTGGAAGGTCTGATCAGACAAACGCAACAACGCTTTTCCGACGCCCAGCCACACTGCCCGGAACACTGGGGAGGCTACCGTCTCTTGCCTGAGCGAATCGAGTTCTGGCAGGGCAGATCCAGCCGCCTTCACGATCGTTTGAACTATCGCTGGGTAGACGGTGAGTGGACACGCGAGCGTCTAGCGCCCTGATTGAATTTTTTGTCTGCCGGGTCGTCTGAGCGTTATACGGACGGTCGCTGTATGACGCCTGAATGAACTTAATTTGCGGAGCCGGGGCCGTGACAGCACCCTTGTAGGGTAGTCTAATGGCCACTGGTTCCTCTGGAGATACCGTTATGCGCAAGTCTGCTCTTCTGGTTGCTTCGTTCACTGCCCTGGCCTTGACCCTGGGTGGGTGTGCTTCGAATCTGACCGGCGATTCCTATTCCCGTGATGAAGCCAGGACCGTACAGACCGTCCGCATGGGCACCATCGAATCGCTGCGTCCAGTCAAGATCGAAGGCACCAAAACGCCAATCGGCGGCGCTGCAGGTGCAGTCGTCGGTGGCGTTGGCGGCAGCGCCATCGGTGGCGGTCGCGGGAGCATCGTGGCGGCAGTGATCGGTGCGGTGGCAGGTGGTCTGCTGGGTTCGGCGACCGAAGAAGGCCTGACGCGCACGCAAGGTGTTGAAATCACCGTGCGTGAAGACGACGGCAGCATGCGTGCCTATGTGCAGCAGGTTCAGGAAAACGAGATTTTCCGGGTCGGCGAGCGCGTGCGCATCATGAGCGTCAACGGCACCAGCCGCGTTACTCACTGATTCGCAGCACCGTAAACAAAAACCCCGAGCCAGAATGCTCGGGGTTTTTTATTGCCTGGCGTGAATATCGCGCTAATGCTCTGCGTTGGCATGCGGTTCTGGACGCTTCGCGTCCGATCCTTACTGTTAGCCGCAGCTTTTAATCATCCAGGGGTCAGCCCTCGATCCCCAACATATCCCGCACCAACGCTTCCGCAATCCGGATGCCGTCCACGCCTGCTGACAGAATCCCGCCCGCATAGCCCGCGCCTTCACCGGCCGGGTACAGGCCTTTGGTGTTCAGACTCTGCAGGGTCGGGCCGCGCGTGATGCGCAGCGGGGCGGAGGTGCGGGTTTCGATGCCGGTCAGCACTGCATCGTGCAGCGAAAAGCCTTTGATCTGCTTGTCGAACGCAGGCAACGCTTCACGAATGGCTTCGATGGCAAAGGCGGGCAGGGCATCGGCCAGGTCCACCAGCTTCACACCCGGCTTGTAGGATGGTTCTACACTGCCCAAGGCTGTCGACGCCCGGCCAGCGATGAAGTCGCCAACCAGTTGTGCCGGGGCCTCGTAGCTGCTGCCGCCCAGCAGGTAGGCGTGAGATTCCAGGCGCTCCTGCAGTTCGATACCGGCCAACGGGCTGCCAGGGTAGTCCTGCTCCGGAGAGATACCGACGACGATGCCCGAGTTGGCGTTGCGCTCGTTGCGTGAGTACTGACTCATGCCGTTGGTGACCACCCGGCCAGGCTCGGAGGTCGCGGCGACGACTGTCCCGCCAGGGCACATGCAGAAGCTGTAGACCGAGCGACCGTTGCTGGCGTGATGCACCAGCTTGTAATCGGCTGCGCCCAGTTTTGGGTGACCGGCGTACTTGCCCAGGCGAGCGCGGTCGATCAGCGACTGCGGGTGCTCGATGCGGAAGCCCACCGAGAACGGCTTGGCCTCCATGTACACGCCACGCCCGTGCAGCATGCGGAAGGTATCGCGGGCACTGTGGCCCAGCGCCAGAATGATGTGCCGGGACTCGATCTGTTCGCCGCTGTCCAGCTGGACGCCGAGTACCTGACCGTCCTCGATCATCAGGTCGGTGACGCGCTGCTGAAAGCGCACTTCGCCGCCCATGGCTTCGATCTGGTGACGCATGTTTTCCACCACACCGGTCAGGCGGAACGTGCCGATGTGCGGTTTGCTGACGTAGAGGATTTCTTCCGGCGCACCGGCTTTCACGAACTCGTGCAGCACCTTGCGGCCGATAAATTTAGGGTCCTTGATCTGGCTGTACAGCTTGCCGTCCGAGAACGTCCCGGCACCGCCTTCGCCAAACTGCACATTGGACTCGGGGTTGAGCACATTCTTGCGCCACAACGCCCACGTGTCCTTGGTGCGCTGGCGCACTTCGGTACCACGCTCAAGGATGATCGGCTTGAAACCCATCTGCGCCAGCAGCAGCCCGGCGAAGATACCGCACGGGCCGAAACCGACCACAATCGGGCGTTCGGTCAAGCCTTCGGGAGCATGGCCGACCACTTTGTAACTGACGTCGGGCGCAGGGCCGATGTGGCGATCGTTGGCCAGCTTGCGTAACAATGCCTCTTCATCCCTGACCTGAAAGTCGATGGTGTAGATGAAGCACAGTTCAGAGGACTTTTTACGCGCGTCGTAACTGCGCTTGAACAGGGTGAAGTCCAGCAGTTCGCTGCTGTCGATGCCCAGATGCTGCAAGAGTGCAACGCGCAGGTCTTCGTCCGGATGATCGATCGGCAGCTTGAGTTCGGTGATTCGTAACATTAAAGGGTCCAGTTTTCGGGCCGCAGGTTCAGCCCGACAGCACTACAAGACCGGCGATTATAAGCGCTGAACCCCTTTGGCGGCGAGCCTGCCCGATCAATCGTCGCGCGAGCCGCCGTAATAGCCGCAGCCACGCTGGGCCTGGCCATTGATACGCAGCTCGGCAGTCAGGTGTTGCATCGAGCCGTTTACGCTGTCTACACAACGCTGTGGTGCTACCCAGAGCTCGATACGCTGGTTATTGGCCTCACTGCTGATGCTGAAACTGCCATCGGGCAGTTTTTCTTCGACATACGGCACCGCCAGTGGCGCTGCACCTTCGCGCTCCAGGACCATACCCTTGCCACTGACATTGACGTTCCAGGCCGGTTTATTGCCATTGACGTGCAGGGTCAGACGCTTGAAGTTGAGGTCTTCACACGACTGGCCGGGACGCTCGACGCGATACAGCTGGTGCAGGTCCAGCAGCCCGTCGCTGTTGCCTGCCTTGCTCGCAGTGAAGTTACCGCGCAGATCGGCAAACACCTTGCCCTTGCTGTCGGCGAGAGAAGCCGCTTCCTGAAGAACGCCGGTATTACCGCGATCCTTGACCACGTAGCGACGCTGCTCGTTGCACGGTTTGAACAGCAACTGACCGTTTTCGCCCGTCAGGTCGCCCTGCATACGGAGCATGCCCGCCGTGGAAACCGTTGGCGCATCGGCAGATTTGCCAAGCAACTGACATCCGGCGAACAAAGGAAGAAGGGCAAATACGAGGACGGAACGAACAGCAAACATGGA contains:
- a CDS encoding DUF6231 family protein gives rise to the protein MTVGYSTRTPQQALAALLDLYAPERLLVIGAHAFPALQAFQDAHPHTTVALAEPGTLPAHLAAQRFDLALVVDCLEHIPKRIGLELLGGIRNLNASRIAVLADLQACDWQETDFFSLALQSSERFARDEQVMNLFTYDLREYKQVPDWLNAKYWANPENFGKYWW
- a CDS encoding DUF1145 domain-containing protein, whose protein sequence is MKVFWGLGKILVLGFWLVVLANALIEAPSPFGVMIDMAGAVLLLTHLLELILFNGSLRGRRHPWRDRGKIILFGIFHLQSISRSASGHSHA
- a CDS encoding purine-nucleoside phosphorylase gives rise to the protein MKHITRNALCATLALLSPGIWAAAAPVTPKVILVAMFAPEAQNWIDRLHLTREIQVPGLAAEYPAIRCNEQDVCLMVTGMGQTNAAASTLALALSPQFDLRKTYFIVAGIAGINPHHGSLGTTAWAHYLVEFGTQWEIDSRDVPKDWPTGYLGINTKGPNEKPPLDYKTEVFELNPKLQAKAFALSQKVALSESKESAAWRVKYPYAPANQPPQVTQCDTVAGNTWFSGTRLSERAEVWTKLLTDGKGVYCTTQQEDNSTYEALLRASKAGKVDVNRLAVVRAGSDFDRPYPGYSEVDNLLKYADQGAFVPALENLYRTGNPLVQAIVSDWKNWEKGVPQ
- a CDS encoding nucleoside-specific channel-forming protein Tsx, producing MPKQLSVQPAASCKTLIPLLLAAAAALPCMTAQAQPTATEDSAQGEALSPPASPKEVKGAYFSDWFNQDLTLIGSKDISFGPKPNDDIYLEYEYFGRKGPFELYGYVDVPKILGIGNDNDKGVWDHGSPLFMEHEPRISIDYLAGRSLAVGPFKEWYVAFDWIYDHGSNSANRANTLYSGLGTDIDTHSRVNLSANFYGRYQWENYGASNEYSWDGYRAQLKYIVPISTFDNGASLTYIGFTNFDFGSDLKNDPARTGNSTVATNVLLYAFTHLRFTLVGRYFHNGGNWEDGSELNFGEGNFRARSDGWGYYAGVGYQF
- a CDS encoding CopD family protein; the protein is MTAFSTVYTLHVLAALIWVGGMFFAWMVLRPAVIAALEGPARLKVWVQVFPRFFIWVWATIVILPITGIGMIQLNFTGFETAPHYVQIMMGLYVVMVALFLRIHSLQLPELRRAVEAEQWAQGAAALGHIRRLVAINLIIGLAVVALAAARPGF
- the dinG gene encoding ATP-dependent DNA helicase DinG, with product MISTELKTQIQGAYSRFLEAKSLKPRYGQRLMIAEVARVLGDIDTDEEGRRSGDPAVVAVEAGTGTGKTVAYAIASIPTAKAAGKRLVIATATVALQEQIVYKDLPDLMRNSGLNFTFALAKGRGRYMCLSKLDMLLQESDATNATAQLFEEEGFKIEVDEASQKLFTTMLQKLAGNKWDGDRDSWPQELADQDWARVTTDHSQCTNRHCPNFQQCAFYKAREGMGKVDVIVTNHDMVLADLALGGGAVLPDPRDTLYVFDEGHHLPDKAIGHFAHYTRLKSTADWLEQTAKNLAKLLAQHPLPGDLGKLIEQVPELAREIKGHQQFMFGACEQLADFRAGEDMQGRERPRHRFIGGVIPEHIREMGVELKKGFARLDDLFTRLTELLKEGMDGEVNIGIASHQAEEWYPLFGSLLARAHGNWELWTAFTAEDPEDNPPMARWLTLADSGALFDIEVNASPILAAEMLRRNLWNIAYGALVTSATLTALGKFDRYRMRAGLPKCAVTAVVPSPFHHADAGVLRVPDLKADPRDSVAHTAAIIRDLPGLVEGSRGTLVLYSSRKQMQDVFDGLDRDWRKQVFIQGNLSKQETLNKHKARVDSGESSVLFGLASFAEGVDLPGAYCEHVVIAKIPFAVPDDPVEAALAEWIEARGGNPFMEIAVPDASLRLVQACGRLLRTEEDRGTITLLDRRVVTQRYGKAILNALPPFRREIS
- a CDS encoding EstA family serine hydrolase, whose product is MQIQGHYELQFEAVREAFAALFDDPQERGAALCIQVGGQTVVDLWAGTADKDGAEAWHSDTIANLFSCTKTFTSVAALQLVEEGKLKLDEPVASLWPEFAAAGKASITLRQLLCHQAGLPALREQLPAEALYQWDIMTAALAAEEPWWTPGQGHGYAAITYGWLVGEMLRRADGRGPGESIAARISRPLGLDFHVGLADDQFYRVAHIARGKGNNGDDAAQRVLQATMREPASITARAFTNPPSIMTSTNKPEWRRMQQPAANGHGNARSLAGFYNGLLDGSLLEADMLNELTREHSIGQDKTLLTSTRLGLGCMLDQPTVPNATYGLGPKAFGHPGAGGSVGFADPDYEVAFGFVTNTLGPYILMDPRAQKLVGKLRECLQ
- a CDS encoding OmpA family protein, with the protein product MSSNKSLVLALCIAVTGCAQTPQSDSAATGGHWWQFGSSNESANAGAAAKAPAPSPAPAPVAKAAATTAPAAGAESSAPWYWPFGSNDNAQVKPDAVASKAADKPAAPAMVAKSETDTKWWWPFGANDGAKDEPKGLPTPDPKVTQAWLDEYEPRLRAAIKDSPFQLERREDLLAITAPVDTSFNPDRPAMLLPNTLGPITRLAKVVEGDQKTAVLILGHADTSGPTEANQKISQERAQSVAAIFRLSGLERNRLSQRGMGAVMPRAANDSLEGRALNRRVEILMTPQDTMRVLMARYALPPVAPVMVATQDVKPVVPAPAAPAKKAAAPAKKATAKKAAPAKASTAKKAAPAKTTAAAKKPAASKNTDKAPAKTTTSAKKDDSQANN